In Actinomadura luteofluorescens, the sequence ACGAACGTGATCGGCACCTCGACCACGCGCAACCCCTGCCGCAGGGCCCGCAGCGCCAGGTCGATCTGGAAGCAGTAGCCGCGCGAGTCGACCCCCTCCAGCCCGATCTTCTCCAGGGTCGCGGCGCGGAAGGCGCGGTAGCCGCCGGTGGAGTCGTGCAGCGGGATGCCGAGCATCACCCGGGCGTAGGTGTTGGCGCCGCGCGACAGCGCCTCGCGCCGCTTCGGCCAGTTGCGGACCCTGCCGCCGGGCACCCAGCGGGCACCGATGACCAGGTCGGCGTCCTCCAGCGCCGACAGCAGCCGCGGCAGCTCCTCGGGCTGGTGGGAGCCGTCGGCGTCCATCTCGACCATGACGTCGTAGCCGTGCTCGGCGGCCCACCGGAACCCGGCGATGTAGGCGGGGCCGAGGCCCTCCTTGCCCTGCCGGTGCAGCACCCTGATCTGCTCGTCGGCGGCCGCCATCGCGTCGGCGGCCTCACCGGTGCCGTCGGGGCTCGCGTCGTCCACGACCAGGACGTCCACCGACGGGACGGCCTCGCGCACCCGCCCGGCGATGCGCTCGATGTTGTCCCGCTCGTTGTACGTCGGGATGATCACGAGCACCCGGCCGAGCCCGGCTGGGATCTCCATCGGCGTCAATTCCCCTCGTTCTTCCTGGCTGTCCATGCCGCCGCGCAGACCGCGCCGAGCCCGAGCAGCGCCAGCGCCCACTCCGGCGCCTCCCCCAGCCGGTCCGACGCCGTCCGGGCCGTGCGCGCCGGGACGGCCGCGACCCGGACGGCGGGCACGAACTCCCGGGACCGGTCGACCATCCGGCCGTCGGGCGCGACGATGGCGCTGATCCCGCTCGTCGCGGCTACCAAGATCGTACGGCCATGTTCGACCGCGCGCAGCCGCGACATGGCGATCTGCTGGGGCGGCAGGCTGGTCCTGCCGTAGGTGGCGTTGTTGGTCTGCACGACCAGCAGGTTCCCGCGCGCGACGTCGCGGACCTCCTTGTCGTAGGCGACCTCGAAGCAGATCACGTCGCCGATGTCCACCGGCCCGAGCCCCATCACGCCGGAGCGGTCGCCCTTGGCGAAGTCGCGGGGGATCCGCTCGAACCGGGTGATCAGCTTGGTCAGGATGTCGCGGAACGGCAGGTACTCGCCGAACGGGACGGGGTGCCGCTTGACGTAGTAGTCGCCCGGGCCGGTCGAGGGGTCCCAGACGATGCCGCGGTTCTCGACCTTCTCCCCGTCGGGGGTGTCGGTGAGGGCGCCGACGAGGACGGGGACGCCGATGTCCTTCACCGCGCCGTCGATGGCGGTGTAGGCGTCGGGCTCGGTGTAGGGGTCCAGGTCGCTGGCGTTCTCCGGCCACACGACCAGCTCCGGCTTGGCGAGCCGCCCGGCGCGCACCCGCTCGGCCAGCTCGTGGGTGGCCTTGACGTGATTGTCAAGCACGGCCTTGCGCTGGCCGAGGAAGTCCAGGCCGAGGCGCGGAACGTTGCCCTGGACGACCGCGACGGTGACCGGGCGGCCTTCGGTGGGGGTGGGGATCAGGAGCCCGCCGCCGACGACGGCGCCGACCGCGGCCAGGCAGACCGCTGCGGGGATCAGGGCCCGGCGCGTCCCGGGCGTCTCCGCCGCGTCCTCCTCCGGGGGCCTGGCGCGGCGGGACCGGGCGCGGTGGACGGCCACGGCGGCACAGGCGAGGAGCCCGCCGATCAGGGCCGTCAGGAACGTGACCAGGGGCGCGCCGCCGAGCGACGCGTACGGGGTGAGGGGTGTGGCGGTCTGGCTGAACGCCAGCCGGGCCCAGGGGAAGCCCCCGAAGGGGACGCGGCCGCGGATCAGCTCCTCGCCGACCCACAGCGCGGCCGTCCACACCGGCCAGCCGGGCAGCCGGGCGACCATCGCGATCCCGGCGCCGAGCGGCAGGAAGTAGGCGGCCTGGACGAGGCTGAGGATGATCCAGCCGTCCGGGCCGATGCGGGAGATGCCCTCCAGCACCGGGACGAAGAACGCGGCGCCTGCGAGGAAGGCGAGCCAGGCTCCGGTGCGGGCGGACCGGCCGAGCACCGCGAGGGTCAGCAGCGCGACGCCCACCGGCGCGAGGGGCGTGAGGTCGATCGGCGGGAACGCCGGCCACATCAGCAGCCCGGCCGCCACGGCCAGCAGCGTGCGGGGCCAGCCCGCGCGGCCGCCGGAGCGCAGGCCGCGGCGCAGCCGGCCGAACCGCCCGCGCGGCGCCCCGGCACCGGGCGCGGCGCCCGGTTCCGTCGCCGGCGACCGGTCCGGGAGGGTCTCCTGGGCCACGTCCCACCTCGTTCACTCGGGTCTAGCCGGAACGCTACCGGCCCCGGGCGCCCGCGGCGACCATGGGCCCAGGTCGCGGCGGAAGCGGACGGTTCACCGGGGTGGCGGGCGAGGTCCGGACGAGGAGGCCGGGCCTGGGAGTCGAGCGCCTGGCCGGGCACGGAGGAGGGCCCGCGACATCCGTCGGGCCGGAGACGTCCCACAGGCGGTGAGAACGAGGCTCCGTTTTCTACTGGATGTCCGGGCCCTTCCCGGGTCCAACCCCCCGCGCGATCGGACGGCTCCGCCCGGACACGGCCCCGAACACCGCGCTGGCTCGGGCGGGCACGATGGCGACCACTCGCGTGATCCC encodes:
- a CDS encoding polyprenol monophosphomannose synthase; translation: MEIPAGLGRVLVIIPTYNERDNIERIAGRVREAVPSVDVLVVDDASPDGTGEAADAMAAADEQIRVLHRQGKEGLGPAYIAGFRWAAEHGYDVMVEMDADGSHQPEELPRLLSALEDADLVIGARWVPGGRVRNWPKRREALSRGANTYARVMLGIPLHDSTGGYRAFRAATLEKIGLEGVDSRGYCFQIDLALRALRQGLRVVEVPITFVERVHGTSKMSRDVMAEAALRITQWGMSDRIGKLRDPN
- the lnt gene encoding apolipoprotein N-acyltransferase codes for the protein MAQETLPDRSPATEPGAAPGAGAPRGRFGRLRRGLRSGGRAGWPRTLLAVAAGLLMWPAFPPIDLTPLAPVGVALLTLAVLGRSARTGAWLAFLAGAAFFVPVLEGISRIGPDGWIILSLVQAAYFLPLGAGIAMVARLPGWPVWTAALWVGEELIRGRVPFGGFPWARLAFSQTATPLTPYASLGGAPLVTFLTALIGGLLACAAVAVHRARSRRARPPEEDAAETPGTRRALIPAAVCLAAVGAVVGGGLLIPTPTEGRPVTVAVVQGNVPRLGLDFLGQRKAVLDNHVKATHELAERVRAGRLAKPELVVWPENASDLDPYTEPDAYTAIDGAVKDIGVPVLVGALTDTPDGEKVENRGIVWDPSTGPGDYYVKRHPVPFGEYLPFRDILTKLITRFERIPRDFAKGDRSGVMGLGPVDIGDVICFEVAYDKEVRDVARGNLLVVQTNNATYGRTSLPPQQIAMSRLRAVEHGRTILVAATSGISAIVAPDGRMVDRSREFVPAVRVAAVPARTARTASDRLGEAPEWALALLGLGAVCAAAWTARKNEGN